From Quercus lobata isolate SW786 chromosome 1, ValleyOak3.0 Primary Assembly, whole genome shotgun sequence, one genomic window encodes:
- the LOC115983679 gene encoding uncharacterized protein LOC115983679: MASSKKSTTEEKKSKETKPKNTPKQKNKTTSTTKGNPEKNNNNNNKVSNGTVSDSSSDVIIIPSSSIESGQDEKQKPDKSSGANKITVDADADTKSKKHKQKKQKRQEEEVNDVVDKEEAKTHRFPMNRIKTILRSQDSDLRITHEALFLVNKATEKFLEEFTKDAHACCVQDHKKSLAYKHLSSVVCKTRSFDFLSDFVPEKLKAKDALAERKIAETENEAA; the protein is encoded by the exons ATGGCTTCCTCCAAAAAATCCACaacagaagagaaaaagagcaaagaaaccaaacccaaaaacacaCCCAAGCAGAAAAACAAAACTACTAGTACCACGAAAGGAAACCCagaaaagaacaacaacaacaacaacaaggtTAGCAACGGCACAGTCAGcgactcctcctcggacgtgaTAATAATCCCATCTTCAAGCATTGAATCCGGAcaagatgaaaaacaaaaaccgGACAAAAGTTCTGGTGCGAATAAAATAACCGTCGACGCCGACGCCGAcaccaaatcaaagaaacacaaacaaaaaaagcaaaaacgaCAGGAGGAAGAGGTAAACGACGTCGTTGATAAAGAGGAAGCGAAGACGCATAGGTTTCCTATGAATCGTATCAAGACGATTCTTCGGAGCCAAGACTCCGATTTGCGCATTACCCATGAAGCCCTTTTTCTCGTCAATAAAGCTAcg GAGAAGTTCCTTGAGGAATTTACAAAAGATGCACATGCGTGTTGTGTTCAGGACCATAAAAAGTCGCTTGCTTACAAGCACCTAT CATCAGTTGTTTGTAAAACGAGGAGTTTCGACTTTCTTTCAG ATTTTGTACCAGAAAAATTAAAGGCCAAGGATGCTTTGGCAGAGAGAAAAATTGCTGAGACTGAGAATGAGGCAGCCTAG